TGTTTGGTTCACGGACGAAACTGATATAGTGACCTAGGTAagaatatttcatgaaaatgtTGGATGGGTGTATCTGGCCAAATTGattggatgagctcatccacccTACTAACAAATGTTCATTAGTGATTGTATTGTGATAATTAGcgtgttttattattaattagtaattaataagtttaaattagtgttaattagtgatgatagatatatttcattgttaatttgtactaattaggataatgtttatgttgattaattaatattattatttattaataattagatatgtttatttcatccatccaaccaaatatAGATCTAGATCATTatatccctaaaaatataaatatcataTCTCATCCCACCTTtaccaccaaccaaacgcaccATAAGTCAACAGAATATCGTGGGCTAAACAGGTTACATGATGggcctaaaataaaataggcatGGGCAGAGAGGTATTGAACTCGAGTCCGTTAGGCTTTGATGGGACGTTCTTTTCGATCCCGGAATAGCCCAACTGTAATTACCTAAAATATTGTGTTGATGGGCTTTGATGGGCCGAGAGAATATTGTGTTGAACTCTTGAAGCCTTTTTAATTacctaaaaaaaactatcaatacgttttttttcaaaaaaaagagggTTGTGAGTTGTGAAGCGTTCATTCTGCTGGATctgagcagcagcaacacgCCTTCGTGGCGCCTCAGTTCACGTTGACACGTTATATAAACGGTGGTGGCAAATAGGCgagaaatattttctaatttttttatggacaCTAGCTGAATGTTTGTGCTTGGCTAGTTTGCTACGAataaaagtaatatatttttcctggACTGTTTTATCCATTCTtttcatatacaaaataacttaatttgattttatatgtggctatccatttaaattttatttttttaagctaaagaggttttttaaatgaaaagatataaGTATTGAAATGACAGCATTTCTAACATTTGCAAATAGCTAAATTCTTCTACGGAAGTTCTAACAGGTATCCGCTCAGTCAAGTGACAGAAAGAATACATTGTTTACTCTCACGGGTTAGTAATTCTCACggtaatataagaaaaaaaggggATCTTAAGCCACTTCTTAAAGTGTAGGGTCTAGATTATAATGACTTCGCTATCTTTGTCATTGGCAGATGTAGCATCTAATCTATCTGCCAGAGTTgttacttgattttttttttacgcaGAAAGGTACAGAGACTCTACCATATAACCATTCTATTATGGTGAAATAAagcatacaaataaaactggCAAAAGAGAAGGAAACAAAGAACAAGAGGGGACACAAAGGGAAAGAAGTCACTGGATATTGTGAACTGTGAAAAGTTCTTCCAAAACTCAGGTAAATGCATGTACAAGATTTATCATGCAACGTTTGTAGGATCTTGCCATGATGTTTAATCTGCTAATACCACATTGTTCTTTCAGAAGGGCAAACAAATTCagcttgcaagttgcaacttttACCACGGCCATTGGCCAAGCAGGTAAGGTAAGCAGAAGCACTACCtctgctcctcctccgtccAGCGCGGCGGGGCGTCGCGATCCAAGAACTCCTTCACGGTGGTCGGGAAAACGATGGGCGATGCACCCCGGTGCCCTTCTCCCTCCCAGGACCACGACGCCTTGGCGAGCAGCAGGTGCGCCAGCCTCGCCGGCTCCCTGCACTCGCCGCCGCTGAAGTAATGCTGCACCCAGCCGTccaccctcttcttctccttgtcGCACTTGGGCCCGACCACGCCGACGACCTTGGCCAAgaacccgtcgccgccgctgcagtcgcacccgccgccgtcgtcgttgtgGCCACCCTGACTCCCGCCCCGTGGCGGCGGTGACAAGCCGAGCAGCGCCACGAGCCGCGCGATGTCCTCCCCGCTTTCGTCAtccccgtcgtcgtcctccccgtcgtcgcctcctctGGGTTCCTCGTCTTTGCTGAGCGTGAGGAAGTCCACCGCCGGGCTGCTGCTCTCGCCGCCTGGGCGgtcggccgccgtcgcgtccGTCGCTGGGCCGAGGAAGAGGGGCGACGCGGTCATGGTGTccgagaacggcggcggctcaggctgtctcgccgccgccgctgccgccgccggcggttgCTCCGCGGCCAGCCGGTCTTCCACCTGCTTGAGCGACGCGAAGAAGCCGGCGTGCCTCGAGAAGGGCTGCATCGTGGGCGGAAATGCCGCGCCCCTCGCGGCGCGAATGACGCCGGCAGTTTGAAGGTCCGGACGCGCACGGCGCGGCAGATTGGAGTGGATTGCGGCACGATACACTGCGTTCTGCGATCGACTACGACGTATACCTGCGATTTCCCTGGTTCCGATCTTGATTTCTTCTTAAGTTAATCTCAAGATTTTAGTACTCCTAGATCTGAATTTATCAGTCAGCATAAGTGACAAATCAAATACACCATCCGTCCAAAAAACAACTTTCGAAAGTTGAACCAGAGAACTAACTGGGTGTTCAGATGCACCCCTGAAAGTTTGTTCTTTACGGTATCGATGCCGTGTTTCATTTTATGGATGTGCCGTTTCAATCAAACTAAAAACAAGTGATCTACTGCTATGATGAGAGGAAGGATACTGATCAACAAGTCTGAATTTCCAAACGTCCAATGAAAGCGATGGGAACAGACGCCACAAACAGCATCCAAGAGCCGAGCAAATCAACGTCCATCATATATCAATAAACTAAGCATCAGTGGATTCAGGGCATCGCAATGAATCTCGACACAGCTAACATGGCAGTAGTAAAAGACATCCTAATACAAACATCGCTGCATAGATTCTGCCTCGACCTCGACCTCAGTTTAAAATCAGTAGTACGTGCAAGAACCATAAcctgcaaaaaagaaagaagcagATTCAGACCTTCTGCCAGGGACAAGATTTTAGAGAGAgcaatttaaagttaaaagatCTCTATCGTTGAGGTTCAGTACTTGGGTCAGACTGCACGACGAGAGCTGAGTTCTGGAAGTAGCAGTTCCAGGCATTCCTTCCATGGGCAGCGTAGTAGAGGTTCATGGCGACAGCGGCATGGGACACCAGGTTGTTGGGGTTGAAGCACGGGCCGCCCTGCTGGATCACTCCACAGTTCACCTGAGAGCAGGCGTAGTTGAGGTTCGCCGTCAGAACCTTGTCATCTGCTGATGGCTTCGCCACGCACCAAGTTTTCTGCGTTGGGCACAGATCAAAGGGGATTCATCAGTGTGTTGCGACACTGAAGATGTACTCAGATTTAAAAGATATAGATGGTATGGTAATGGACAAATCATGTCTCGAGAATGGCTCAAAAATGCAGTTGATGGTATCCTTGTGCCCCTTGTATTATTATATCAGGTTTGGTTCCACTGAATTTAGGGAGTTCTGCACGTCATAACTAGGTGCTTAGACTGTCCTGACGTGAATGCTTAGATTACGGAAGAACTCTGCATTTCACTACTGACAGACGTAGACGACAAGGTTCGTTAATGCCATATTCGGTCATTACATTATTGTCTGGATTCGCAAATCAATCATCACTTCatcaggaaaaagaaaaggaatagcTATAGGCGTAAAAGAAAGGAATAGTGACAGGCACAAAACAGAagcaggagagaaaaaaagaaaggctaAATTTAGGTACCTGCCCTTCAACAGTTCGAATGGTGCTTCCTGCAAGAAGAGAAGACTGCCAATTTTAGATAGGTTTCGAAGTCCAAATAACTTAAAATGTTACGCACAATTCTCTGACGAAGGATTGCAAGCAAGTGCAGCTC
This is a stretch of genomic DNA from Oryza brachyantha chromosome 1, ObraRS2, whole genome shotgun sequence. It encodes these proteins:
- the LOC102713946 gene encoding glucan endo-1,3-beta-D-glucosidase-like, with protein sequence MARGAQPSASLLLFSLGLVLLCFTSGSTIRTVEGQKTWCVAKPSADDKVLTANLNYACSQVNCGVIQQGGPCFNPNNLVSHAAVAMNLYYAAHGRNAWNCYFQNSALVVQSDPSYGSCTYY
- the LOC121053317 gene encoding uncharacterized protein LOC121053317 — translated: MQPFSRHAGFFASLKQVEDRLAAEQPPAAAAAAARQPEPPPFSDTMTASPLFLGPATDATAADRPGGESSSPAVDFLTLSKDEEPRGGDDGEDDDGDDESGEDIARLVALLGLSPPPRGGSQGGHNDDGGGCDCSGGDGFLAKVVGVVGPKCDKEKKRVDGWVQHYFSGGECREPARLAHLLLAKASWSWEGEGHRGASPIVFPTTVKEFLDRDAPPRWTEEEQR